One Sulfurihydrogenibium subterraneum DSM 15120 DNA segment encodes these proteins:
- a CDS encoding efflux RND transporter permease subunit, which produces MINEKFFHYLIKRKIFIILLLFLTSAVGYYLSLNIPKDVFPNVFFPRVEVSIENGYTPTKQMLIEITKPVEESLKSVQYVEKVVSKTSVGSTEINLYFSWNVDPYVALQLVQAKMADIRSNLPPNAKVFVRQATPSAYPIAIYAITSDVLPREKLTEILYYNLKPVMLSINGVYDIDLRAPLWREYHIVIDYNKLVENQIDPNILLQVLREQSQINFIGKFDTADKQFILSLNQKPEDIYKLLDVRIPTKSGNYLNLSDIAMIVESTNPSRATSAFSGSKNAVVFNLLKQPNANSISIVNEFDALIESLNKKLAKDGVKIVKSYDSTIFVDQSIKSVRDAIVLGSLISVIIFFIFLRKVKISIVTLFIIPVVFFTTIIGIKLIGIDFNLFSLGGMAAAIGGLVDHIIIVIENLERHQKMGKPKYKAVIDGSIEILPIMTIATLVSVLIFIPLILVSGIVGVFFKQLAIVMVITYLISQILAIFFVPIMAYLLLPEESKQENDFIEKIKLKYLNFFKKAIKFDYLSIPVIIILFLLTYFLYTKIPSTFLPKWDEGNLVVDFTFTPGTSLEDSYKEALEIGKIISSIPEVENWTLRIGTSLGHLSESSNVGDFLVILKKDRDRSIFQIQDEIREKVETRFKNLQEFDLPQVIEDRLADIMGEEAPISVILYGKDPDKLITYGEKLRDKLREKSILEEVNLKTNYTAPEITIKVKPSSYEIYGLTVDDIYNQLNTIYWGQVFGSIISGEQIINLRLIYLKNTSLYDLEKTLIYSPKSDSFVPLNQIAYLQLKNNVPEITHYNLSPVAVITSRFKGDNMSEAIKVINATISEMNLPSDITPVLSGFYKQQKKSFKEMSIAITLAILIIFISLSLVFADVIISLSILFAVILPLFGIFALLLILGKPLDITALMGILIVLSITINNNILIFDFYKNSTETNEIKRVLEAVSSRFRPITMTMLSNSLAMLPIALSIGSGTQIIQNLAISILGGLSFAIVVNLLIIPLFFLFVKRNFGN; this is translated from the coding sequence ATGATTAATGAAAAATTTTTTCATTACTTAATTAAGAGAAAGATTTTTATAATTCTACTTCTCTTTTTAACGTCAGCTGTAGGGTACTACCTTTCTTTAAATATACCAAAAGATGTTTTTCCAAATGTCTTTTTCCCAAGAGTAGAAGTTTCAATTGAAAATGGTTATACACCTACAAAACAGATGCTTATAGAAATAACAAAACCAGTGGAAGAGTCATTAAAAAGTGTCCAGTACGTTGAAAAGGTAGTGTCTAAAACCTCAGTAGGTTCTACAGAGATAAATCTCTACTTTAGCTGGAATGTTGACCCATATGTAGCTCTTCAACTTGTTCAAGCAAAAATGGCTGATATAAGAAGTAATCTACCACCTAATGCAAAAGTTTTTGTAAGACAGGCAACTCCAAGTGCTTATCCAATAGCTATATACGCCATAACTTCCGACGTCCTTCCAAGAGAAAAACTAACAGAAATCCTTTACTACAATTTAAAACCAGTTATGCTTTCTATTAATGGTGTTTACGATATAGATTTAAGAGCACCTTTATGGAGAGAGTACCACATTGTAATTGATTATAACAAACTTGTAGAAAATCAAATAGACCCCAATATCCTTTTACAAGTTTTAAGAGAACAGTCTCAGATAAACTTTATAGGTAAGTTTGATACAGCGGATAAACAGTTTATTCTCTCTTTAAATCAAAAACCAGAAGACATCTATAAACTACTTGACGTTAGAATACCAACAAAGTCTGGAAACTACCTAAATCTCTCAGACATAGCTATGATAGTAGAATCTACAAATCCTTCAAGGGCTACGTCTGCTTTTTCAGGAAGCAAAAATGCAGTTGTGTTTAACCTGTTAAAACAACCTAATGCTAATTCTATATCTATCGTAAATGAGTTTGACGCTTTAATTGAAAGTTTAAATAAAAAGTTAGCAAAAGATGGAGTAAAAATAGTTAAATCTTACGACTCTACCATATTTGTTGACCAGTCAATTAAAAGTGTAAGAGATGCTATTGTACTTGGTAGTTTAATATCTGTAATAATATTTTTTATCTTCCTAAGAAAAGTAAAAATCTCCATAGTTACCCTATTTATCATACCTGTTGTTTTTTTCACGACAATTATAGGAATTAAACTTATTGGAATAGACTTTAACCTATTTTCCCTTGGAGGTATGGCAGCTGCTATAGGGGGTTTAGTTGACCACATAATTATCGTTATAGAGAATTTAGAAAGACATCAAAAAATGGGAAAGCCTAAGTATAAAGCTGTCATAGATGGGTCTATAGAAATACTACCAATAATGACTATTGCAACCTTAGTATCTGTCCTAATATTCATTCCTCTAATACTCGTATCTGGTATAGTAGGAGTTTTCTTTAAACAGCTAGCTATTGTTATGGTAATCACTTATTTAATATCTCAAATTTTAGCAATATTTTTCGTTCCTATTATGGCCTACTTGCTTCTTCCAGAAGAGTCTAAACAAGAAAATGACTTTATAGAGAAGATTAAGTTAAAATACTTAAACTTTTTCAAAAAAGCCATAAAGTTTGATTACCTATCAATACCTGTAATTATAATCCTTTTTCTTTTAACTTACTTTTTATATACAAAAATCCCTTCTACGTTCTTACCTAAATGGGATGAAGGTAATTTGGTGGTAGACTTTACTTTTACACCTGGAACATCTTTAGAAGATAGTTATAAAGAAGCTCTGGAAATAGGTAAGATAATCAGCAGTATTCCTGAGGTTGAAAACTGGACTTTAAGGATAGGAACGTCTTTAGGTCATTTATCAGAGTCTTCTAACGTAGGAGACTTTTTAGTTATTTTAAAAAAAGATAGGGATAGGTCTATCTTTCAGATTCAAGATGAAATCAGAGAAAAAGTTGAGACAAGGTTTAAAAATTTACAAGAGTTTGACTTACCACAGGTAATAGAAGACCGTCTTGCAGATATTATGGGAGAAGAAGCTCCTATCTCTGTTATTCTTTACGGAAAAGACCCAGACAAGCTAATAACCTACGGAGAAAAACTTAGAGATAAGCTACGAGAAAAAAGCATATTAGAAGAAGTCAACTTAAAAACAAACTACACAGCTCCTGAAATAACTATAAAAGTAAAGCCTTCATCTTACGAAATATACGGATTAACCGTAGATGATATATATAACCAGTTAAACACAATTTACTGGGGGCAAGTTTTTGGAAGTATAATATCAGGAGAGCAGATTATAAACTTAAGGCTCATTTATTTAAAAAACACATCTTTATACGACTTAGAAAAAACACTTATTTACTCGCCAAAATCTGATAGTTTTGTACCCTTAAATCAAATTGCATATTTGCAACTAAAAAATAACGTACCAGAAATAACTCATTACAACCTTTCTCCAGTTGCGGTTATAACAAGCAGGTTTAAAGGAGATAACATGTCTGAAGCTATAAAAGTTATAAATGCTACTATAAGTGAGATGAACTTACCCTCTGACATTACCCCAGTTTTATCTGGATTTTACAAACAACAAAAAAAATCATTTAAAGAAATGAGTATAGCCATAACGTTAGCTATATTAATTATATTTATATCTTTGTCTTTAGTCTTTGCCGATGTTATAATAAGTTTATCTATACTATTTGCTGTAATCCTACCTCTCTTTGGAATATTTGCTTTATTACTTATATTAGGTAAACCGTTAGACATCACAGCACTAATGGGAATACTTATAGTCTTAAGTATAACAATAAACAACAACATTCTAATATTTGATTTTTACAAAAACAGTACTGAAACAAACGAAATAAAGAGAGTTTTAGAAGCAGTTTCATCAAGATTTAGACCTATTACAATGACTATGCTATCAAACTCCTTAGCAATGCTACCTATAGCTTTATCAATCGGTAGTGGAACTCAAATTATACAAAATCTTGCTATAAGTATACTTGGTGGTCTATCCTTTGCGATAGTTGTTAACTTACTGATTATTCCACTTTTTTTCTTGTTTGTAAAAAGAAATTTCGGAAATTAA
- a CDS encoding efflux RND transporter periplasmic adaptor subunit — MMRKILLFFMVITLKTYSLDNTIKVEVKYPKKVETELTVETFGKIEANKYCSITSQTEGYFTSNVANGDFVKQGQIVGKTTNNFTDLKITSLLKEKEATVLQMQNLEEKIKSYEKLYQLGLKSKSDLIDLKNSYLTAKGQVESLDAQIKLLKLQKSKSNVVSNCQGYILNIVPDNTYIGLGTEVARVYNPNDNVLTLMLNYPYVNYLNKKLVNIKIQDRWTKATVLQIIPVSSSNLIKIKLKLEDNFNYPLNYTLPVSISLNKISAYQLPKKSVFIKDGETYILTVKNNLTKRVKVKVIKDLTDEVVLSGDFDESSPVVVSMPYTLDDDVRVQVK, encoded by the coding sequence ATGATGAGAAAAATTCTGTTGTTTTTTATGGTTATTACTTTAAAAACGTACAGTTTAGATAATACTATAAAAGTTGAAGTTAAGTATCCAAAAAAGGTAGAAACAGAACTTACAGTAGAAACATTTGGAAAAATTGAAGCAAATAAGTACTGTAGTATAACTTCCCAAACTGAAGGTTATTTTACTTCAAACGTAGCCAATGGTGATTTTGTAAAACAAGGTCAAATAGTAGGTAAAACTACAAACAACTTTACTGATTTAAAAATTACCAGCCTATTAAAAGAAAAAGAAGCTACGGTTTTACAGATGCAAAATTTAGAAGAAAAGATAAAAAGTTATGAAAAACTTTACCAACTTGGTTTAAAGTCAAAAAGTGATTTGATAGACTTAAAAAACAGCTATTTAACAGCAAAAGGACAGGTAGAAAGTTTAGATGCTCAAATTAAGCTGTTAAAATTACAGAAAAGCAAAAGTAATGTTGTATCTAACTGTCAAGGCTACATACTAAACATTGTCCCAGATAATACTTACATTGGACTTGGGACAGAAGTAGCAAGAGTTTATAACCCAAATGATAACGTTTTAACACTTATGCTAAATTATCCTTATGTTAACTACTTAAACAAAAAACTTGTAAATATAAAAATACAAGATAGATGGACAAAAGCGACTGTTTTACAAATAATTCCTGTATCCTCTTCAAATCTTATAAAAATAAAGTTAAAGTTAGAAGATAATTTTAACTATCCTTTAAACTACACTTTACCTGTCTCTATCTCATTAAATAAGATATCAGCCTATCAGCTACCAAAAAAATCTGTGTTTATTAAAGATGGAGAGACTTACATCCTTACTGTAAAAAACAACCTTACAAAAAGAGTAAAAGTAAAAGTTATAAAAGATTTAACTGACGAAGTTGTTTTAAGTGGCGATTTTGACGAAAGTTCGCCCGTTGTCGTGTCTATGCCTTACACTTTAGATGACGATGTAAGAGTACAAGTGAAATGA
- a CDS encoding TolC family protein, which produces MKSRFSLKILIILSLYHFSFCDEIYELFSKAKQNNLIEKAESTTEKVYNFDLDSLKASRYVNFNLNSSFSRVKTQLTQPYNITTINISNAVDVFNKTKYQANVVLAEKQRQLTLTKKEKENLFYRILTLYTQIHTIQELIKLQQEKISIVEEIKKSVEEAVKSDIMPKIELNNWEYQLTTEKILLLKYQEELNLFTLNLKNLCGENVNLNSNLDFPKKEEVDNLYSERDKLITNSPDFQTLKYESTILKYQFEKEKMYWLPDLNLFVEHQWNKDPTGNGNQFIYGLSLNMNLFNPSVKYRLLSLENRKNIVEITKNQKVIDLTEYINTTFSKLYTNLEVIQMLKEKINIAKDNFNRYVTAYKMKMADFITLNKYYNDYSASSQEYIKTKYEILFNYNLLKHQITGDIYQ; this is translated from the coding sequence ATGAAGTCAAGGTTTAGTTTAAAAATACTTATTATACTTTCCCTATATCATTTTTCTTTCTGTGATGAAATTTATGAGTTATTTTCAAAAGCAAAACAAAACAATCTTATAGAAAAAGCTGAAAGTACTACAGAAAAAGTTTACAACTTTGATTTAGACTCGCTAAAGGCAAGCCGTTATGTTAACTTTAACTTAAACTCTTCTTTCTCAAGAGTAAAAACCCAACTTACACAACCATACAACATAACCACAATCAACATTAGTAATGCTGTAGATGTATTTAATAAAACTAAATATCAAGCTAATGTTGTTTTGGCTGAAAAACAAAGACAGCTAACCTTGACAAAAAAAGAAAAAGAAAATCTTTTTTACAGAATACTTACACTTTACACCCAGATACATACTATCCAAGAACTTATAAAACTCCAGCAGGAAAAAATAAGTATTGTTGAAGAAATTAAAAAAAGCGTAGAAGAAGCCGTAAAAAGTGATATAATGCCAAAGATAGAGCTTAACAACTGGGAGTATCAGCTTACAACTGAAAAGATACTTCTATTAAAGTACCAAGAAGAGTTAAATCTATTTACTTTAAATCTAAAAAATCTCTGTGGTGAGAATGTAAACTTAAACTCAAATTTAGACTTTCCCAAAAAGGAAGAGGTAGATAATCTTTACAGTGAAAGAGATAAACTTATAACAAACAGTCCTGATTTTCAGACCTTAAAATATGAAAGCACTATATTAAAGTACCAATTTGAAAAAGAGAAGATGTACTGGCTACCTGATTTAAATCTATTTGTAGAGCATCAATGGAACAAAGACCCTACGGGAAATGGAAATCAGTTTATTTACGGACTTTCTTTAAATATGAACCTATTTAACCCATCTGTTAAGTACAGACTTTTAAGTTTAGAAAACAGGAAAAATATAGTAGAAATAACCAAAAATCAAAAAGTTATAGATTTAACAGAATATATAAATACAACATTTAGCAAGTTATACACTAATCTTGAAGTAATTCAAATGCTTAAAGAGAAAATAAACATTGCAAAAGATAACTTCAACAGATATGTAACTGCTTATAAGATGAAGATGGCAGACTTTATTACTTTAAACAAATACTACAACGACTACTCAGCTTCTTCCCAAGAGTACATAAAAACTAAGTATGAAATACTTTTTAACTATAATCTTTTAAAACATCAGATTACAGGGGATATATATCAATGA
- a CDS encoding alpha/beta hydrolase: MNYKDGFMLKGEGKKALILLHGLTGSPFELRWIGGKFNQEGYDVYCPILPGHCSTIKDLEKTKWQDWLEAGQTLLKTIEKDYEEIYLAGLCVGGMIALLLSEKSEKVKAVASWSPLVYLDGWTIPKTVIFLPLVLSTPLKHIFYFKEKYPYGIKNDKVRKKVLSLAEKPSFVYDRFTGIVLKELLDFSKYFIKQLPTITKPVIIIHSKYDDVSSVKSAYTVYQNISSKKKKLLILENSYHMITIDNDKETVFEQTKEFFEIDTEKSLETNSCHEVKV, encoded by the coding sequence ATGAATTATAAAGATGGTTTTATGTTAAAAGGCGAAGGTAAAAAAGCCTTAATATTACTTCACGGACTTACTGGAAGTCCTTTTGAGCTTAGATGGATAGGAGGAAAGTTTAACCAAGAAGGTTATGACGTCTACTGTCCTATCCTTCCTGGGCACTGCAGTACGATAAAAGATTTAGAAAAAACTAAATGGCAGGACTGGTTAGAAGCTGGTCAAACACTGTTAAAAACTATAGAAAAAGACTATGAAGAAATATACTTGGCAGGTCTGTGTGTAGGAGGAATGATAGCTTTACTTTTATCTGAAAAAAGTGAAAAGGTTAAAGCGGTAGCCAGCTGGTCGCCTCTTGTTTACCTTGATGGCTGGACAATACCTAAAACAGTAATATTTCTTCCGTTAGTTCTATCAACACCTTTAAAACATATCTTTTACTTTAAAGAAAAGTATCCTTACGGCATAAAAAACGATAAAGTTAGAAAAAAAGTTTTAAGTCTTGCAGAGAAACCCTCTTTTGTTTACGATAGATTTACAGGTATTGTTTTAAAGGAGCTTTTAGATTTCTCTAAGTATTTTATAAAACAATTACCAACTATAACAAAACCTGTGATAATTATCCATTCAAAGTATGATGATGTCTCAAGTGTAAAAAGTGCCTACACAGTTTACCAAAATATCTCTTCCAAGAAGAAAAAACTTTTAATATTAGAAAATAGTTATCACATGATAACCATAGATAACGATAAAGAGACAGTTTTTGAACAAACGAAAGAGTTTTTTGAGATAGATACAGAAAAAAGTTTAGAAACTAACTCTTGCCATGAAGTCAAGGTTTAG
- a CDS encoding aspartate aminotransferase family protein, which produces MEEKELLQLESEYCSFGDTVHYLNPPKIFAKSEGSYLYDLEGKQYLDLQMWYSACNFGYNNKRINDGIKNQMDTLGQLASQFLTKEKILLSYKIAKSVEDRFKVKGRVHFNVGGSQAIEDSLKIVRNYTKKNLNFAFMGGYHGRTIGATNITSSYRYRERYGHFSDRAFFIPFPYCFRCPYGKDKETCDLYCAKEFEKLFESEYYTVCNPKTKNCEFGAFYIEPIQGTGGYIIPPKDYFKKIKPVLDEYKVLLVSDEIQMGFYRTGKLWSIEHFGVVPDIIVFGKSLTNGMNPLSGLWAKEELINPEIFPPGSTHSTFSSNPIGVRAGLEVFKIIEEKDYEKIVKEKGEKFLNYLKDLKKKYPFIGDVDGLGLALRVEICEKDGYTPSKKLTDKIVEEGLKANLNLNEKTYGLVLDVGGYYKNVLTLAPSLDITDEEINLAVEFLDIQFSRIAKDEL; this is translated from the coding sequence ATGGAAGAAAAAGAGTTGCTTCAGCTTGAATCTGAGTATTGTTCCTTTGGAGATACTGTTCATTACTTAAATCCACCAAAAATATTTGCAAAATCAGAAGGAAGCTATCTTTACGACCTTGAAGGAAAACAGTACCTTGACTTGCAGATGTGGTACTCAGCTTGTAATTTTGGTTATAACAATAAAAGGATAAACGATGGAATTAAAAATCAGATGGATACTTTAGGACAGCTTGCTTCCCAGTTTTTAACAAAAGAAAAGATACTTTTATCTTACAAGATAGCAAAGTCTGTAGAAGACAGGTTTAAAGTAAAAGGTAGAGTTCACTTTAACGTTGGAGGTTCTCAGGCTATTGAAGATTCCCTTAAAATAGTAAGAAACTACACCAAAAAAAATCTTAACTTTGCCTTTATGGGAGGTTATCACGGTAGGACGATAGGAGCTACCAATATTACTTCAAGTTATAGATACAGAGAAAGATATGGACACTTTTCTGATAGAGCTTTTTTTATTCCTTTTCCTTACTGTTTTAGATGTCCTTACGGAAAGGATAAAGAAACTTGCGACCTATACTGTGCAAAAGAGTTTGAAAAACTATTTGAAAGTGAATACTACACAGTTTGTAATCCAAAAACGAAAAATTGTGAATTTGGAGCGTTTTATATAGAACCTATACAAGGGACAGGAGGATACATAATCCCACCTAAAGATTATTTTAAAAAGATAAAACCTGTCCTTGATGAGTATAAAGTTTTACTCGTAAGTGATGAGATACAGATGGGATTTTATAGGACTGGTAAACTTTGGAGTATTGAGCATTTTGGTGTTGTACCAGACATAATAGTTTTTGGAAAGTCATTAACTAACGGAATGAATCCACTATCAGGCTTATGGGCTAAAGAGGAACTTATAAATCCAGAAATTTTCCCACCAGGAAGTACCCATTCTACTTTTTCGTCTAATCCTATAGGCGTTAGAGCTGGTTTAGAGGTATTTAAAATAATTGAAGAGAAAGATTACGAGAAAATTGTAAAAGAAAAAGGAGAAAAATTCTTAAATTATTTAAAAGATTTAAAGAAAAAGTATCCGTTTATAGGGGATGTTGATGGTTTAGGACTTGCATTAAGAGTGGAGATATGTGAAAAAGATGGATACACACCATCAAAAAAACTAACAGATAAAATAGTAGAAGAAGGACTTAAAGCAAACTTAAACTTAAATGAAAAGACTTACGGCTTAGTGTTAGACGTAGGAGGATACTACAAAAATGTTTTAACTTTAGCACCTTCACTTGATATCACAGATGAAGAGATAAACCTTGCAGTAGAGTTTCTTGATATACAATTTTCAAGGATAGCAAAAGATGAATTATAA
- a CDS encoding MtnX-like HAD-IB family phosphatase yields MIFFCDFDGTITEVDVVDTFLEKFADKEYLEIEERWLKGEISSLECLQKQISLVRNVDKNTIDEFLNTVKIDPFFKDFVNFIKKYNGKVVILSDGFRYFIEKILNNYGVKVDAILSNEFVINDKTLEVIFPYQNPFCQAGMGNCKCKHYEKQSYKDKTFYVGDGRSDFCVASTVENVFAKEKLYQYLKSIGRSPIKIENFKDVINYLKSEEFLNGRKRVASA; encoded by the coding sequence TTGATTTTTTTCTGTGATTTTGACGGAACTATTACAGAAGTTGACGTAGTAGACACATTTTTAGAAAAGTTTGCTGATAAAGAGTATTTAGAAATTGAAGAAAGATGGTTAAAAGGAGAAATATCTTCTTTAGAGTGTTTACAAAAACAGATATCCCTTGTTAGAAACGTAGATAAAAATACCATTGATGAATTTTTAAACACAGTTAAGATAGACCCTTTCTTCAAGGATTTTGTAAATTTCATAAAAAAGTATAACGGGAAAGTAGTTATATTAAGCGACGGATTTAGATACTTCATAGAAAAAATTTTAAATAACTACGGAGTAAAAGTTGATGCTATTTTATCTAATGAATTTGTTATAAATGATAAAACATTGGAAGTTATTTTTCCTTACCAAAATCCTTTTTGTCAAGCAGGTATGGGAAACTGTAAGTGTAAACATTACGAGAAACAAAGCTATAAAGATAAAACTTTTTATGTTGGAGATGGAAGGTCTGATTTTTGTGTTGCTTCTACAGTAGAAAATGTTTTTGCAAAAGAAAAACTTTATCAGTATCTTAAATCAATAGGACGCAGTCCTATTAAGATAGAAAATTTTAAAGACGTTATCAATTACTTAAAATCGGAGGAATTTTTAAATGGAAGAAAAAGAGTTGCTTCAGCTTGA
- a CDS encoding sensor histidine kinase, translating into MKSNSLKFKLTIQLLAISIILLSLFSFTSYFMLESLVYDNIDSEIEKRKHIIERLIQQKDLMDDIDVFKDYDIEIIIYDKDGKLIYKTIHDLDTTEKLYEITKKLKENTIENVKIGKNTYRLMHFTMDNYHVIIFKNMNRAIKILDTYNDILILLYFLTLIFTNGFIYFVVDKNLKNINKLYNDIKEISILDLKPIDSNKYSKEFKEIIEIFNRLLNHIKESYKKEKDFVMILSHEIKTPITTILTDIDITLRKDREKKDYVEALKNIRELAIYMLNIFNVLKNLYLTKENFYPDYKTVNLNQVIDRVLKMFENQIKEKNLSVFVDVEEDLTIQIDEVMFQEILQNLISNAIKFNKPSGKLVIKAKKEENKIKITISDTGIGIKEEDLKNIFDEFYKSYNSEGLGLGLSIVKIYSDLLDIKVNIQSQEGLGTSVELILS; encoded by the coding sequence ATGAAGAGTAATAGTTTAAAATTTAAGCTTACAATTCAACTTTTAGCCATTTCAATAATTTTACTATCTTTATTTAGCTTTACTTCATACTTTATGCTTGAAAGTTTAGTATACGATAACATAGACTCAGAGATTGAAAAAAGAAAACACATAATAGAAAGACTGATTCAGCAAAAAGACTTAATGGACGATATAGACGTGTTTAAAGATTATGACATAGAAATCATAATTTACGATAAGGATGGAAAACTTATTTACAAAACTATTCACGACCTAGACACCACAGAAAAACTTTATGAAATTACGAAAAAGTTAAAAGAAAATACGATAGAAAATGTAAAAATTGGGAAAAATACTTACAGATTAATGCACTTTACAATGGATAACTATCACGTGATAATATTTAAAAACATGAATAGAGCTATTAAAATTTTAGATACCTATAACGATATTTTAATACTTCTTTACTTTTTAACGTTAATCTTTACCAACGGCTTTATCTACTTTGTAGTAGATAAAAATCTGAAAAATATAAATAAGCTTTACAATGATATAAAAGAAATATCAATTTTAGACCTAAAACCAATAGACAGTAATAAATACTCAAAAGAGTTTAAAGAAATCATAGAAATTTTCAACAGACTACTAAACCACATAAAAGAAAGTTATAAGAAAGAAAAAGATTTTGTAATGATTCTGTCCCACGAGATTAAAACACCTATAACAACCATTCTAACAGACATAGATATAACTCTAAGAAAAGACAGAGAAAAAAAAGATTACGTTGAAGCTTTAAAAAACATAAGAGAGTTAGCCATTTATATGTTAAACATTTTTAACGTTTTGAAAAACCTATACTTAACAAAAGAGAATTTTTACCCAGATTACAAAACTGTAAATCTAAATCAAGTAATAGACAGAGTTTTAAAAATGTTTGAAAATCAAATAAAAGAAAAAAACTTATCAGTTTTTGTAGATGTTGAAGAAGATTTAACGATACAGATAGACGAAGTGATGTTTCAAGAGATACTTCAAAATTTAATAAGTAATGCTATAAAGTTTAACAAGCCTTCAGGTAAGTTAGTTATAAAAGCAAAAAAAGAAGAAAACAAGATTAAAATCACTATATCAGATACAGGCATAGGAATAAAGGAAGAAGACCTAAAAAATATTTTTGACGAGTTTTATAAATCCTATAACTCAGAAGGTTTAGGTTTAGGACTTTCAATAGTTAAAATTTACTCAGACCTTTTAGACATAAAGGTAAACATTCAAAGTCAAGAAGGATTAGGAACTTCCGTAGAGCTGATACTTTCTTAA
- a CDS encoding response regulator transcription factor → MKVLIIEDEKKLGKLIKKGLEEESFIVDLVYTGKEALDFITTQSYDVIILDLMLPDISGKDVLIKIRNSGIKTPVIVLTAKDEVKDKIELLDAGADDYITKPFDFDELLARIRAVVRRDKDIKSSVIRIGDLEIDLSKSTVKKSGELIKLSSKEYLLLRYFIFNKGKILTKDNLINAVYDLSFELNSNALEVLISRLRTKIEDENHKYIKSIRGLGYIFDEE, encoded by the coding sequence ATGAAAGTTTTAATCATTGAAGATGAAAAAAAGTTAGGCAAACTTATAAAAAAAGGTCTTGAAGAAGAAAGCTTTATAGTGGATTTAGTCTATACAGGAAAAGAAGCTCTGGATTTTATTACAACCCAGTCTTACGATGTTATCATTCTTGATTTAATGCTTCCTGACATAAGTGGAAAAGATGTATTAATAAAGATAAGAAACAGTGGTATAAAAACACCTGTTATAGTCTTGACTGCAAAAGATGAAGTTAAAGATAAAATAGAGCTGTTAGATGCAGGAGCTGACGATTACATAACAAAGCCTTTTGACTTTGATGAGCTTTTAGCAAGGATAAGAGCGGTTGTAAGAAGAGATAAAGACATAAAATCTTCTGTTATACGTATAGGAGATTTGGAGATAGACTTATCTAAATCTACAGTAAAAAAATCAGGGGAGCTTATAAAACTCTCTTCTAAAGAGTATCTACTTTTAAGATATTTTATTTTTAATAAAGGAAAAATCTTAACAAAAGACAATTTAATCAATGCTGTTTATGACCTATCATTTGAGTTAAACAGTAATGCCCTTGAAGTTTTAATATCAAGACTGAGAACTAAAATAGAAGACGAAAACCATAAGTACATAAAATCTATAAGAGGTTTAGGATACATCTTTGATGAAGAGTAA